The DNA window tccttggggcagggactgactttgttctgtgtttgttcagcgCCTAGTGCGCTGGGTCCTGCTCCACGACTGGGCTATCTGGGGGCTATGGTGACAGAGAGAACAAATACTGAAATAGCAAAAACGACACTCAGATGGGAACAGGCGTGGGGCAGGAGGTATTTCCCCTCTCAAGGGGGCAGGGCTACTGAGGGACAGAGCCTGCTCTACCGGATGCAGTCagaactcttgggttctattcctggctctgggtgaGTCACTCCCTcacccagtgcctcagtttccccatctgtacaaaggGGATGACTACACTGACCTGCCTGAGAGGCCACATGGAGAAGGGGCTTTGTACAAACACGTGCAGTGCAGGCAGCGGAAAAGCCCCAGTAAGCTGAACAAGcctctcctgcagctcccaggctgggTGAGTGGCTCGGAGAGCTGCTTTCACTTTCCCAGCTGCAAGATACTGGAAAGGCTGTTTCGCAGGACAATACCCGAGGGAGCTCTGCAGCTCTGAGCTCTCCCCActgagcagcagctcctgcccgGATCAGACTGAAGTTACAGCCATGAATGTGCAGCAGTCTCCCCCGTCCCTGGCTGATGTTTCTAGCCATGTCTGCAAATTACAGAAGTAGTGCACAAGTATTTATACAAGGGGGCTTTGCTTCTGCCATGATcatcttcctgctgctgctacaCAGCCACTCAGTCCCTGCTTCTTCGGGCCAGGTGCATGCCTGcagccaaacacacacacacacacggtgcatCCTCGTACCCCTCCCCAGGGAGTATTCCAGCGCCTGGCCCCTTTACTGTCAACAGGAGAGTCGCACGTGGGCCTGCAGCTTTGGAGCAGGCCTATCAGTTCCATGACCCAAGCAGACCGCGTGTGGATGAGTGCCACAGGGGAACCTCGACAGACGAGGCGGGTCGCCCCAGCTGGGATCGCGAGGCCAGATGAGTGGCGCAGTGGCTGCAGGGTGCATGGTGGGACAAGGAGAGGAGCCAAGTGTTTGCCCAGGACTGTTTGGCCTTTTGTCATGTCATAAAGAAGCTGCTGTCTCAGGGGAAGGGGAACGTCCCATGCTCCTGGGGGCAGCTGGGTGAAGGAGAGCAGGCGGAACAGAACACAGCACAgacctccagcagctgctgctgctcagcctgtGGGTCTGCGTAGGGGAGACAGCACGGTCTCTAAGCAGAGAGCAGCGCTCGGGAATGGCTGCCCGCCTCTTCCATCGATCCAGGATGCAAAGCGGATTGGTAACATACAGATCCCGccaccctgatatctgttggATCCAACCAGACATGGCTTAAAAGTGCTGCTGTTTATTAATCCAGTCTATCTTGTAGAAAAGTTCAAAAGGGGAAACAACCTGCACTGGTACGAGAATAAATTAAGTGCAACTGTGATCCACACACCAGGCTCACTCCTCctgtagagagagaaaaggggttaGGCCAAGGAGGGTCTCCTGGGGCCCAGAGTCTCTTCCCATAGACAGCATCCCAATGCCCTGCCAGCCAGCGGAGGGGAGTCCAGATCTGTCACAGGTGCAGTGAGCTGCACTAGCTGGCCCTCCTGAACCTCGGCAGGCTCACAAGACAGTGGGGAAGAATCCACACTTCCTCTTTCTGGCTCCATCAGCTGTGCTGCGTGTCATCACACAGGATGCCTGGGTCCGAGCACTGCacgggatggaggctgacaggaAGCCCCCTCCCCACGGCAGCTGACCAAAGGAATGGGATGGCTGCCTTAGAAGGGGCTGCCCAAGAAGGCTGGCTGCACGGAGAGGTAGGGTTAGCTGCTCACGTACAAGGGGAGAGGGAAAGTTCATAGGGAAAGAAGCAGCAGCTGAGAATAAAGGGTTAGGCGCAAGCTCCCAAGCCAAACCCGCCTGGTGTCCTTAGGAAGGGGACTGGCCCCACAGCATATCCTGACTGGGGCTGGTAGGAAGGAGGAAAGCTGGGCTCCTCCCCCTGAGGATACACGCCTTTCAAACTCCTTCTTTCGCAAAGACACCCAGAGCTCCATCTACACTCTGGGTGCTGCCACATGGGGGACCCAGTTACACGGTTCCCTCTTGCGGTGCAGGCGAGATGGCTGGGACACGGATGCCCCTAATTTTGGCTCCTGTGTGAATTTCACATGGGGATCGGTGTGTGACTGGCAAGCTGGGGTGCTCAGAGAAGGAGGGACATTGAAAAAAGCCACAGTGTGGGGGCTTTTGAGGAGTCTGGGGGGGTAGAAATGGGGGAATCAGTCTACAGCAGGGAAAGGGGGGTAGCCTGGAGTGTATCCTGACCTTGTAAGGGTCCTCGTCCTCGTTTTCATCTGTAACTTCCTTCTCCTGAAAGGAATAGGGAGATCGTTGTGTTCCAAGTCCCCAGGCATGGAAAACCTGCTCTTACGGACCCTCTTTCTCTCTGAaacagctccctgcccagctctgctgctttgGCCTTTTATCAGTGAATACTTAGAACCTCTATAAAAATCAGCCCCCCGCTCTTGTGGAATCTGTGCCAGCCCGGCAGAGTTCCCTACAACAGGCAGCGCATTGGTAAACGGGACAAAAGTGCAGTCAGTCAGAAATCATCTTCTCCATAAGGGTGCAGTTTATACTGTCAAACAGACTGTACTTTCATGGGGGGAAGCTGGTACTGGAAGGTTAAGTGAATAACTGCAGAAGTTCAGTGACAATGGTGTGAACAACGCAGGGCCAGGTTCACATCCATCAAACCTACGGGGGACAGCCAAGTGATCGTCACAGGATCGGGGTCCCCTGCAATGAAATGAAAGCAAAGGCAAACAGACCATTAGCCTGAAACAGCAGTCTGTTCCTTCggctctccctgccctgctgggtgaaCGCCATGTTCTCAGACAGGAATCCTGCAGCTTGATGGCTGATATAAATGTCACAGGTCTAAGACATGTGGCAGGACATGTAGGTAGGGAAATCACCTCTGACTTTTAACTGAGTCCACCTGATTTGGAATCAGCAAGTCCCTCATCACAGGGCCCttgcagagcagagctgcactTCCATTTGGTCTCCTCACAGCACGTGATGTGCCGCCCACCCCGAGCTCATCGACCTGCCTCCTAGATGCCAGTTCCAGGCTGCAGCACCATGGTCAGAGAGccacccccccatcccttttGCAGACCTCGTCTCTGTGCTACCTGAGCTTTCAACAGCTTGGCTGCCCGCTCCTTCCTCTTGATCTCTGCTTCGATGACTTCGAAGAACTCCTGCTggactctggccagcagctcctcAGGCTTCTCCTCCTCCGTCTCCACCTTCATGTCCTCCTCCTTGCCCTCAGCCTTGGTGCGCTCCTTCAGACGCATCTCCCGGTGCCGGGCCTCCAGGATCTTCTCTCGCTTTGCTTCTCGCTCAAACATCTGAGAGGcacagggggcaggagagggctAGGGCTCGGGGACCTGGGTCGCCAGCgagagggctgtggggaggaaTCCTGGCCCCTGAACTGAAGCAGAACCCCTAAGAACCCATGCCGTTAGCCCCTACAGCGCGCCAGGCtgctccccttctgccccacagCAGGTCCCGCTGCTCAGTGCACACATTAGCCATGCCCTCGGCATTCCTGCAATCCCCCTCCATCCAGAGATCAGCCACAGGTCTCCTTCACACAGCAGAGTCCCCACAAGTGGGGTCTCTGGCGCTTTGGCCCCTGCTGTGAAGCAGTTTCACAGGTCAAGTGCGTCAGGGTGCCTCAGGATGAGCTCCGGGGCTTAAAGCTAGGCACCTAACCCTACTCCATGGGCCGTGACGAGGAGCTGCCACACTGGCTGGGGTCCTCAGCACCCTGGAGAAATCAGGTCACTTACTTAGGAACCGAAGTGTTTCCCCTCGTGCCTGCCGCCAGGGGTGAAGGGGTGAGTCTTCACCTTAAAACTCCTCCACACACCAGGGAAATAGAGAGAGCCAGCCCCGCACAGCGCAGGGAGGAAGGCTGGAGAACACAGGGGTCCATGTCCCTGATGTTAGTGAGACCTGGAATGCCACCAGAATGCCCCCCTTTTTGCAGCATGGGCCCAGGATTGCCTACCTCTGAACCCCTCCTAACACTGCACCATCCTATTGCCAGAGAGACCCCGCGGAAAGCCTGGACTACACCCAACACTGCACTGGTTTAATGGCAGGTTTGATTTGAAACCcattttagttaaactggtgcaatgtTTTGTGTGGCCGCTCTAACCTAGGTTAGCTACGCCTGGGGGCAAAATGAAATCCACGGAACCAGACTTAAACAGATATAAGTACATCCACACAGGGCTTTGCAGTGGTTTAACTAAATCTGGTTTTAATCCAATTGAAGTTAAACAGGTGCAGCTTCTGTGTATAGACAACCTGGGTGCCCCAGAGCAACCCCCAACGTGGGTGCATGTACTCCCAGACCGTTAACGACAATCCATGCCAACCGCTTGCATCACGCAAGTTTCTACTGGTGAACGCTACGAGGGAGATTGGAAGCATCCAGGTTCAAAGCAGACCCTGAGCTCACCTGTGGCAGCTAGCACAGCCAGGCCCATGCGGCCACTTGCAGCACGAGACACTCACCGCCGTGGCCAGGTTCTTCTCGTTCCTCTGCAGGGTACAGAGCCCGGAAGAGACCTCCAGCAGGGTCACTGTGCCCAGCTTAGAGCCGCAGCCAATGAAACGCCCGTTGTCCTGCAGACGCAGGCTGAAGAGAGGCTCGTCACAGACCTGGGGAGGAAGAACCAGTTGGGGAGTTTACTGCTTCGGTGCTGCCCATCACCAGAGTGTCAGGGCGCCTGTCTCAGGGCAGGCTGGCCACACGGCTCAGCACGTCAGGACTGACTGACATGCGCGCCTCAGGCACTAGTCATTAATACTCGCTGAAAcggatttttaaaagatgttttcacTTATGTGTGACATGGCCTAAACAGGGGAGGTGGGaggcctggctcctgctcccagctACTACGAGGATGGGTACATTGGAAACATGGACACAGCAAAAACTTGGCAGGAACATCTCTTTCCTACAGGTTTGGGTTGCCCAAACAGTGAGACATTGGTGAGTGCCTATGTGTGCACCAGAGCTTAAGCTGGCCACTTGATTTCCTCCACGGCCGGGCTGGCCAGGATGCATTTGCTAGCTCACTCCTGCTGCAGAACTCAACACAGGCAACTCAAAGCATTGCCTGGGGAGCAGCCTTCCACTGGCCTTGGTCTGCGAAGCACCTGGCACATCCCTGCAATGGTTCAGATCCCTGCAACGGCTTGGTCTCCGCTCCCACCCAGTGGGCGAAGAGGAGACACGAAGGTAAAAGACGACATGTTTCTGACCCAACCTTCACGCTGAGGGAGGGGTTGTTCTGTTTGAAGAGGAAGTCCCAGATGTCAAGGGTCCCGTCCATTTTGCTTGTGAAGAAGACAGCTGGCCGGATGGTGCTCCAGCACCCATCTGTTAGGTAAGCCATGTGGTACCTGCCAAGAAATCCAGCAGCTCTTAGAACAACTCATTCACACCATTTGGTGCTGAAGAATCCACGTTAAAGAGCTATGCTACATTGGAGTAACTGCCGAATTCCCTGAGTGCGAAGCTTTAACATGCCATGCATTGCTGTGCTAGGCACGCTAGGCAGCTGCCTCACACGTATACTGGGGCTGGGCCATGCAACCGGACCAAGAGTGAATCCAGGTCCCTTCACTCCTGTTCCGCTTCTGTCTTCACAAAGGCTCGAGCTCCGTGGCTCTGCAAGGGGAATTCTAAAGAAACCTAATTGTGGGGGGAGGAACAATTTCCTGCCACCACCACTCGCTGGGGCCGCAGGTGGGATTTCCAAAGCCCAGTGATTCAGGCACTGAAGTGCCATTAAAATAGACAGAGACTTGTGCTCCTCCATCACTGAGATGCTTCTGAAACCCCATCCTGTGCTTATAAATCAGGGAGAAAAACAGTACgtgcaaaacaaaaccaattgcCTACTTTGTCCACATGATGGATGATTCCTTGCAGTCCTCAGACCAGATTCGAGCAGTCCAGTCCCCGACTGTCAGGAAGTTCTTGGGGAAGAAAGGGTTCCTTGCCAGGGCGTAGATGGGGCCATGGTGCCCACTGTACGTGCCAACTATCTTTTCAGCAGGTGTCTTGGCTTTGCGGTTACAGGTGATCACCATGCCTTGTTCCGTCCCCACCATGAACTTGGTCGGCTGTGGTCGGAAACACAGTTGAACGCAACTATCACTGGGTATGGGGATGCTCTTCCAGTGGGAGAGGATCTCCCACATGAAGGGCGGGTCCCAGAAAGGGGGTTTGTTCTCCTCCAGATGAGTGGAAGGCGAGGGTGTAGCTGGATCCAAGTAATGCCTGTAGGAGTTATGCAGGCAAACTTTCTTCCAACGTGCATCAAGAGGAGAACTGAACCCAGCATTGAAAACTGGCAGGTGTACTATTAACTAGAGCGCTGTTGGTGAGATCCACCATTCTAGGAACAAGCCCAACTCCAGCTTCCCGAAGCTGGTGAAAGTAGTGTGGAATCCACTGAAGATCAAGTGACTGCCTAGAATTCTGACCTTTCCCTGGACATGCACTAGTTGCTTTTGCCTAAGCTTCATGTCCTGTGTATATAAACTGAGGTTACATTTCTTGATGACTTGCTGGAGAGATGGAGTCTCATCCAACAGgccttccccatccccacactGTCATATACAGCTCGGTTCCTTTGTCTTCAGGGCTACACTTAAACCAAAGGCACTTCCATGCAGTTGAGGTTTGCTCTGCAGAGCCAGTGTCAAagcagccccccagctctcaTTCACTGTTGGCCTCATTGCTCTGTAAACATCCCAATTTCTGCGCACACAGAGCAGGATACTTATCaactgcagcccccactggctcTATGCAACCCTCCATTCTCAGTGATTACAGCACTGCTCGGCTGTGCAACGCAGAGATGAAGATGCTTATCACGGCTCGGCCCCTGCCGGCTCTGGAGATTAGAGATCCCTTAGAGTCTAGATCTGATTTTTCCTGTCTCGGCAGCAACCAACTGCAGGGGTAGTGGGGAAAGGGAAGCCAAAACACAACACTGGATAATTTACACTTACTAATGTAGAACCCAGAAGGCTGCCCAAGGAAGAGCCCTGTGTATGCTGCAAATAGCAACAAACAACAATCTCACGCCATTATCACCCCAGTCTTCTAACAGAGACCTTTAGTTGTATGCCAAGAtcaggagaaaataaataaattccggGCTTGTTAAGTGCTGGTTCCATGAAGGAAATCCATGCTGTGCGCAGAGATTACCACCTGCAGCATTCAAGATGCTTTATGGCACTGGCCAGCCTCTCTCTGAAATTCAAGCAGATTTGTACACAACACATATGGGCCCACATCCTGCTCTCAGCATtgctgatgtaaatccagagtaaccccatggaagtcagtggagttactctgaatgCAGACAGATGTGGTGCATGGTAATGAAGCATGTGAATGGTGTGGAAGCTCAGGAAATCAACATGTTTGAGAGATATAAACCAGTGTGTAGAGAACCTGGTTTGCCTGCTGAACCCTACACAACGCCAGGACCGTATGAGATGTCATactaactgggcctacaaatgtACCCTGTGAGacgctggcaggccaggtgcgagctcatgccaaggtccccatgtctcagttgaacactgacaaatacttAGCAGGCATCTGTCTGGCTCAATGGggttaatattgttaaaataggcatgagagttttacaaatgtgtttagtgtttagactttattgaatgcttgtgactTGCAGCcagcattaatctcacttatagcaGCCGCATCCCATACTGTAAAGTAATATTTGAGCAATTGTATTGTGAacctctgtgactgtgtaaatcaccagacaggagagagacattaattaGTGTGACGGGTTGATCTTCAACAGAAGGTGTTACGCCCTTCCAAAAAGGAAAAGTCCATCAATACCAGACAGACTGTTGTGGGATGCTGCAGCTGGAATTTCCCTGCATACTGTCAGGAAGAGGACAAACGACTTTGCTGTTATTCTGCCTCCTCCTCATGAAGATGAGCCAGGCCTCGGACTCCATCCATCAGCTGAGCTTTGCAACCAAAAGAGTGAGAAGAGAATAAACCCCCTAACGAAGAGGAACTGATTATCCctgtgctgcttggactctggggagGCAAgtttttctaggcataagcaagagatccccagctgtgTAGACTGAGTTAGCCCTAAACAACACATAGAGCTTGCTCATTAGAGAAGCTTCTATTATCTTTTGAAATGTAAGACTGTAATTCATTTGTGTTTCTATGTTTACCTACTTtcaccttgtaaataactctctggtttccttttctgatttaataaatctttagatagtgtattataggattggctacaagcgttgtctttggtgtgagatctaaggtgcaactgacctggggtaaataACTGGTCCTTTCGGGTTGGAAGTagcctgaatattgctgtgattcttggtgtaagggaccatctatcccAACGGCAGGCTGACTTGGGTGGTGAGACAGATCGTGTAccccaggggactgtctgtgactccatgttacgGCTGTTATACTGCCTGAGGGGTTTGCACTTGGTGATTGTTGGTGAACAATAAGTGTAGAACTCacagccaatttggggtttgtgccctggttcctaaGAGTTTGCCCTGAAATTGTTACTCGTGCTCTTCAGCCCCTGCAGAGAGGTTATACCCTAGCTGTGAGCTCAGCTGTTGGAAGTGTGAGCAAGTTTGTAAGATGTCCCAATAACCTGTAATAACAAGTGTTGATGGGGAAGGTGCAGAGGCAggcagactgaattagtccaaacacaAAGGCCTCCTGATATAGCTCagggactgtgttaagatcatgctggGTAAACAAGAAAAGcgtggaaccagaaatcagtgcACCACAGCGGGTGCATCGGAAACGAGGCCTAATTGGGAGCCGAAATAAACGAGAGGATGGGCTATTCTGCCCATCACAGCCTTTTGGGGTCCTTGAAGAAAGACTTTGGGAGAAAGACTGTCTGATGGAGTGAGCTTCACCAACATGGCTACCATCCCCACTGCCTCTTGGGACCCTGGACCATCCTAATCCTGAGAAATGTCCTTGCCAGAGCGGGGCAAAGAGAGGGACCCAGCTGATGCCACCACCTCCCCTGGCTGAATCCCAAACATCATCCGGGATGtgcgtgtctctctctccccgcacctccatgtgtccttttccttccctgcctaatttcttccctttcctctctctctcctccttccttctgTGTAACAAGAATCTGGCGTAGCCAGCCCAAGACTGTACATTTTACAACACTGCTGACAGACAGCCTGTGACCAAAAAGGCAGCTAAACaaaatgccctaaacagccccaTGTTCGTAAAAGTTTGCCATAActtggagtggctgataagaccacGTTCTGTGCGAGACTGCAAGTGGGAGTCaacatcagagacagaagctgcattttctatctctGCTGTTCTTTACTCACGCTCTTTTCTGGATGTCTATCATGTTTTGCCTTTTAAAGAAAATGGGACTGAACTTTAACAACAATAGCAACAatgccagctccagcccagctcaaCTCACTTattctctttccccccacaaggacagttattaccaccTTTAATACAATCTAAGAGCCTGTCAAACAAGGGGTTTTCCCTTTAAAGACTCTCTCCAGctaagggaaagggaacaagggctgttttaaaatgaaagcctcacttaacactttacatttcaaaggctttcaCTGTTtgcccttcttttctgtatctttaataaaaggttaaaaggattccTAACTGTGTGTTTACCAGGGTACTAAGCAAGTGAATgcctctgtataccaaaccccggACCTCATTTAACAATGGTTAATGTCAGACAGTAACTTTGGCCCATTTATttaatctaaattaatacaacagacatgtacattccctcctccccacccccttgacCGTAACCCAAGCCTGTGCCTAAGGATTCTACCACTGGGAACTGCTTCTCTGAAGTGTTGCATCCTGGCCACCATGCTTCTGGCTTAGGAGCTCTGCACAAGCCTGCCAAGCCTCGCTCAGCACCCCCAGTCTGAGCAGAAAGTAACCTGGGACACCCAGGGTCTTTGGAACAATGGCTACCACAGGACAAAGCCTCCCACGTGAGCTCATGGCACTCACCATGGTTGGTTCAAACTCCAGCGCGATGGCTCCTAAAGCATTCTCCAAGACTCCTTTCCTGCTGATGTCCATCACCAGTGTCTCAGTGGGCTCGGTCAGCTTTCGGATATCCCACCACAGGACCTGGCAGAGGGGATGGGAGACATCAGAGTGGCTCGCTCTCATAATCCCCAGAGTTTCTTTCTCGTATAGAGATGCTACCCAGCATCAGGTAGCTGTTGAATCAAACACAATAATGACTGGACGTGCAATGGCAGACACACGTACatgcatgcttcctctctgtgggtggggggcagtggagtgtcccagggcAAACTAACTCTCCTCTGAGCAGAGACTGTCAGTGATACCAAGCCAGGTGCTGGCCGTGAGGAGATCACAGACCGCCTTTTCTCTTGGCCTTTACCTGCCCATCGGTAGAAGCGGAGAAACAGTCTGTGCCAGTTTTGGATTGAAGCCAGATCGTTCCATACACGGGGTCCCTGTGGCTGAATTCTACAGTGGAAAGCTCCACTGGCTGTCCTCCTTTCCTGGTGTCCCAGTAAGCTGTGAAGGGGGAGGAGACCGTCAGCAGTGTCATATCCCCTGCCCCGCTCTTTGGTTGCAGCTCTCAAAGAGGACCTGGTGAATAACCATTCCCCGCCCCAGTGTTTTGGCTCTGCTCCATCTGGCTCCCATGGGTTGTTTCCCCTCTCGGTGCTTTCTAACTGGATGAAGTGAACGTGGAGTTTGTCTTCCTTTGGCTATCACTTCAGCAGCACCCCAGTGATGCCAGGAATAAGGAGCAGGGTTTGCGACTACCTGGCACTTATGTTGTGCATTTCATCGCAAAAGAGCCGTCAAACCATCCACTGATTTGGGCCTCGCCTACACTGGGGTTTTTAGCTGCCAATATAGTAACACTGACCTAGCAAAACTGTTgcaacccctagtgtagatgggCTGAACAAAGGCTAAACTGTGGGTTCCCCAGGGCAGCCTGAAGCTGGCTTAAGCAAGTCACTGATGCAGCTACACCAGCAGCCAAAAACTCCAGTATAGGAAAGTCCAAGTGTCCCAACTGCCCTCGGAGAGGCAAGGGATGACCACTATCCCTAGCAGAGATGTATGCAGTGGTGCTGAGCAATATCCCAGTTCCCATCTACTCCAGCTGGTGGTCTGGGTGCTTGGCGCTTCTGAAATCCAGGCCCCAAGGTTGTATAGCAGGCTGGCGTCAAACCACTCCACAGCCTGTAACTCATGCACCCTCTAACTGCTCCACAGGAGCACAAATCAGTGGAGGTCCTACAAAAACAGCGGGTATTATATATGCATATCTCTGCATCAGACAGGCACAGATGCTGCTGAGGAGAATCCCTAGCACAGCATAAAGGTAACTCTCATTTTGGGTGTAAATGACTTGCCCGGCTCTACTTTTGCCAGGGTTAGGCATCTGGGTTGATTCTCTGCAGACGTGGCAGAGCGGCACTTGCTTGCTCTTGCTCGGTTATAATTAAACAATTGAATGTGACAGTCCTGTGCTCTGCTGGGCCATCAGCTGCACGCCTGGGGAGCCCTGTGAAGGATGAGGTGAAATCGACTCTCTCTTCCATCACCTAAGGAGCGCATGATAATGTCCTTCTAATGTATGCCCTGCCAGATCAGATTGCTGCTGCAAAGGGCAGCGAAAACATAAAAATGAGCATAATTAAATTGAAAGGCTTGCGTGGCTGAATAAATAATAGAATCTTACATGGATCTGGCAAAGACGGGGGCCTCTTTTAATGTTTAAAACAAGGGAACAAAAATTATTCTACAAATGAAATGAAGGCAATTATTCCGAGCTTTTCTAATGCCACTGCTCACTTCCCGAGGCACATTAGTGGGGAAGCGAGCAATAGCAGGTAACACTATCACCAGCAGCTACCCGCTACACAGTGTTCTGTGCAGCGCGCGGGGTCTATACAGCAGCCTCCTGTCCTCAGCCCTAGCCTGCTTGGTGACATGGTGCATCTACAGCCATGCCACAGGAAGGACGCCCTGGTGAGCAAGGACATTCCCAGGGCATCTCCAGAGAGAACATTTGTGTTGGCGATGGCAGCTAGCTGAGCACAGCAgatcccccagggcagggggaagctCCCCCCGTTAGGTGAATGGGCCGTATCTAGGCTACTGTTGACAATAAATAAAATGGTGATGGATGTTGGGACTCAGTCCTGCTTCTAATGTCCACATCTCTCcccccgcagtctccgctgcatTGATTCCCGCAGGTgagaggcaggaagggacaagcgcACATGGGCAGACTGGGTGGACAC is part of the Eretmochelys imbricata isolate rEreImb1 chromosome 14, rEreImb1.hap1, whole genome shotgun sequence genome and encodes:
- the DNAI2 gene encoding dynein axonemal intermediate chain 2, with the translated sequence MEIVYVYVKKRSEFGRQCNFSDRLGETNVDIQPDPSQASNFIERDPIDAAIQCASDMSEHEVNTERFEMENQGVNHLEGGWPKDVNPLEMEQTIRFRKKVEKDENYVYTIIQLGSLMEHCIKQNNAINIYEEYFEDEETADVADEPPSAKTISVFRDPNLIKRTATHLSWHPDGSKKLAVAYSSLEFQRSSKDMSYESYIWDLENPNKPELVLRPSSPLVSLEYNPKDSHILVGGCYNGQIAYWDTRKGGQPVELSTVEFSHRDPVYGTIWLQSKTGTDCFSASTDGQVLWWDIRKLTEPTETLVMDISRKGVLENALGAIALEFEPTMPTKFMVGTEQGMVITCNRKAKTPAEKIVGTYSGHHGPIYALARNPFFPKNFLTVGDWTARIWSEDCKESSIMWTKYHMAYLTDGCWSTIRPAVFFTSKMDGTLDIWDFLFKQNNPSLSVKVCDEPLFSLRLQDNGRFIGCGSKLGTVTLLEVSSGLCTLQRNEKNLATAMFEREAKREKILEARHREMRLKERTKAEGKEEDMKVETEEEKPEELLARVQQEFFEVIEAEIKRKERAAKLLKAQEKEVTDENEDEDPYKEE